The proteins below come from a single Miscanthus floridulus cultivar M001 chromosome 1, ASM1932011v1, whole genome shotgun sequence genomic window:
- the LOC136501664 gene encoding small polypeptide DEVIL 11-like, whose amino-acid sequence MEFYVDEKWKFSKKSRNNGSRRVPGAGGGDSLLKRSSSMRDVPAIGRRGSGGAGAAAAAVGGCAPQPSFSSRCAGLVKEQRARFYIMRRCVTMLVCWKDCS is encoded by the coding sequence ATGGAGTTCTACGTGGACGAGAAGTGGAAGTTCTCCAAGAAGAGCCGGAACAACGGCAGCCGGCGCGTCCCGGGAGCCGGCGGCGGGGACTCTCTGCTGAAGAGATCGTCCAGCATGAGGGACGTCCCGGCGATCGGCCGGCGCGGGAGCGGTGGagccggcgccgcggcggcggcggtgggcggGTGCGCGCCGCAGCCATCGTTCTCGAGCCGGTGCGCGGGCCTGGTGAAGGAGCAGCGGGCGCGCTTCTACATCATGCGCCGCTGCGTGACCATGCTCGTCTGCTGGAAGGACTGCTCGTAG
- the LOC136501675 gene encoding laccase-10-like translates to MGAPSCLAFLLLCGTLLALPQSSHGTTRYYTFNVTMQNVTRLCTTRAIPTVNGKFPGPKIVTREGDRVVVKVVNNVKDNVTIHWHGVRQLRTGWSDGPAYVTQCPIQTGQSFVYNFTITGQRGTLLWHAHVSWMRATLYGPIVILPKRGVPYPFPVKPYKEIPIIFGEWFNADPEAIIAQALQTGAGPNVSDAFTINGLPGPLYNCSSKDTFKLKVLPGKWYLLRLINAALNDELFFSIANHTLTVVNVDAAYVKPFHTDIVLITPGQTTNVLLRAEPDAGCPAATHLMLARPYGTGQPGTFDNTTVAAVLEYAPAGHIKSLPLFRPSLPALNDTAFAANYTARLRSLATPEYPASVPRGVDRSFFFAVGLGTNPCPANKTCQGPTNRTMFTASMNNVSFTMPTTALLQAHYDNIAGVYTADFPVAPLEPFNYTGTTPNNTNVSSGTKVVALEYNTSVEVVLQGTSILGAESHPLHLHGFDFFVVGQGFGNYDSSKDPANFNLVDPVQRNTIGVPSGGWVAIRFFADNPGVWFMHCHLEVHTSWGLKMAWVVNDGPLPEQKLMPPPSDLPKC, encoded by the exons ATGGGGGCGCCATCATGTCTTGCGTTCCTCCTGTTGTGTGGCACGTTGCTAGCATTGCCGCAGTCGTCGCACGGCACAACCAGATACTACACCTTCAAT GTGACGATGCAGAATGTGACACGGCTGTGCACCACCCGCGCCATCCCGACGGTGAACGGCAAGTTCCCCGGCCCCAAGATAGTCACCAGGGAGGGCGACCGCGTCGTCGTCAAGGTGGTGAACAATGTCAAGGACAACGTTACCATCCACTG GCACGGCGTTCGGCAGCTGCGGACGGGGTGGTCGGACGGGCCGGCGTACGTGACGCAGTGCCCCATCCAGACGGGGCAGAGCTTCGTGTACAACTTCACCATCACGGGGcagcggggcaccctgttgtggCACGCGCACGTCTCCTGGATGCGCGCCACGCTCTACGGGCCCATCGTCATCCTCCCCAAGCGCGGCGTGCCCTACCCGTTCCCGGTTAAACCCTACAAGGAGATCCCCATCATCTTCG GAGAGTGGTTCAACGCGGATCCCGAGGCAATTATCGCCCAGGCGCTTCAGACTGGAGCAGGCCCAAATGTGTCGGACGCCTTCACCATCAACGGGCTTCCGGGCCCATTGTACAACTGCTCCAGCAAAG ACACGTTCAAGCTGAAGGTGCTGCCCGGCAAGTGGTACCTGCTCCGGCTCATCAACGCCGCGCTCAACGACGAGCTCTTCTTCTCCATCGCCAACCACACGCTGACCGTGGTCAACGTGGACGCCGCCTACGTGAAGCCATTCCACACGGACATCGTCCTCATCACGCCGGGCCAGACCACCAACGTGCTCCTGCGCGCCGAGCCCGACGCGGGGTGCCCCGCGGCCACGCACCTCATGCTGGCGCGCCCCTACGGCACGGGCCAGCCGGGCACCTTCGACAACACCACCGTAGCCGCCGTGCTCGAGTACGCGCCGGCGGGGCACATCAAGAGCCTCCCGCTCTTCCGGCCCTCGCTGCCCGCGCTCAACGACACGGCCTTCGCGGCCAACTACACCGCCAGGCTGCGGAGCCTGGCCACCCCGGAGTACCCGGCCAGCGTGCCCCGCGGCGTGGACCGCTCCTTCTTCTTCGCCGTGGGGCTCGGCACCAACCCTTGCCCGGCGAACAAGACGTgccaggggcccaccaaccggacCATGTTCACGGCGTCCATGAACAACGTGTCCTTCACCATGCCCACCACCGCGCTCCTGCAGGCGCACTACGACAACATCGCCGGCGTGTACACGGCCGACTTCCCCGTCGCGCCGCTGGAGCCGTTCAACTACACGGGCACGACGCCCAACAACACCAACGTCTCCAGCGGGACCAAGGTGGTGGCGTTGGAGTACAATACCAGCGTGGAGGTGGTGCTGCAGGGCACCAGCATCCTGGGCGCCGAGAGCCACCCGCTGCACCTCCACGGCTTCGACTTCTTCGTGGTCGGCCAAGGCTTCGGCAACTACGACTCGTCAAAGGACCCAGCCAACTTCAACCTAGTCGACCCGGTGCAGAGGAACACCATCGGCGTGCCATCAGGTGGCTGGGTCGCCATCAGGTTCTTCGCGGATAATCCCG GTGTTTGGTTCATGCATTGCCACCTGGAGGTGCACACAAGCTGGGGATTGAAGATGGCATGGGTGGTCAACGACGGCCCGTTGCCTGAGCAGAAGCTGATGCCACCGCCGTCCGATCTACCGAAGTGTTGA